In Opitutaceae bacterium TAV5, one genomic interval encodes:
- a CDS encoding LacI family transcriptional regulator — protein sequence MANQREIAQKLGLTQATVSMALRDHPLVAAETKKRVQEAARKMGYRASPFVTTLMARIRAGRAPQSLGCIAILLDNASKEEWLAQERNTYTAQYAGYQRRAALRGYRTECFCLRGPGMSDEAIDRQLHARGIIGVILAAPKHAQRPAVRLRWENYACATVSYTWTSPVVDRVSSHHRHNMDHAFARLVKRGCRRIGFCLPKNAVRGVDANWIAGYLVAQAQIPKARRLPVFVGTIHDTPLATFRAWHKRWKPDGLVTLLGEEARWLETMGVSPLARGGDAGGGGTLLVCLNRPANSPFPGIDENNTLVGEMACDLVVNQLTHNERGLPEHRREILVEGAWVEPRR from the coding sequence ATGGCCAATCAGCGCGAGATCGCCCAAAAGCTCGGGCTCACCCAGGCCACCGTCTCGATGGCACTGCGAGATCATCCGCTCGTCGCCGCCGAAACGAAAAAGCGCGTGCAGGAAGCGGCCCGCAAGATGGGTTATCGCGCCAGTCCGTTTGTCACCACCCTCATGGCGCGTATCCGCGCGGGACGTGCGCCGCAGAGCCTCGGGTGCATCGCCATCCTGCTCGACAACGCGTCGAAAGAGGAATGGCTCGCTCAGGAACGCAACACCTACACCGCCCAGTATGCCGGCTACCAGCGTCGCGCCGCCCTGCGCGGTTATCGCACGGAGTGTTTTTGCCTGCGCGGCCCGGGGATGAGCGACGAGGCCATCGACCGCCAGCTTCATGCGCGCGGCATCATCGGCGTGATTCTCGCCGCGCCCAAGCACGCGCAGCGTCCGGCGGTCCGGCTGCGTTGGGAAAACTACGCCTGCGCCACCGTCAGCTACACATGGACTTCACCCGTCGTGGATCGCGTCTCCTCGCATCACCGGCATAACATGGATCACGCGTTTGCCCGGCTGGTGAAGCGCGGGTGCCGGCGCATCGGCTTCTGCCTGCCGAAAAATGCCGTCCGCGGCGTCGATGCCAACTGGATAGCCGGCTACCTCGTGGCGCAGGCGCAGATCCCGAAGGCACGGCGGCTGCCCGTATTCGTCGGCACGATTCACGACACGCCCCTCGCCACATTCCGGGCCTGGCACAAACGCTGGAAGCCCGACGGGCTCGTCACGCTGCTCGGCGAGGAGGCCCGGTGGCTGGAAACGATGGGCGTGTCGCCGCTTGCACGCGGCGGCGATGCGGGAGGCGGCGGCACGTTGCTCGTATGCCTGAATCGTCCGGCAAACTCGCCGTTCCCGGGTATCGACGAAAACAATACGCTGGTCGGCGAGATGGCCTGCGACCTTGTCGTCAACCAGCTCACGCACAACGAGCGCGGACTGCCCGAGCACCGGCGCGAGATTCTCGTCGAGGGGGCCTGGGTGGAACCGCGAAGGTAG
- a CDS encoding twitching motility protein PilT, whose product MAFCDTSTLAKYYVPEPESAAVRAWLDARPSVFASELARTELMAVFHRRLREKKWSREDFQAAARQFAQDDIGGYWTWFPLDGGIPEQAARTYATLPENVFLRAADCLHLVTALHHGFDEVHSHDTHQIAAASALGLKAVRIG is encoded by the coding sequence ATGGCCTTTTGCGATACCTCGACCCTCGCCAAGTATTATGTGCCGGAGCCGGAGTCCGCCGCCGTCCGGGCCTGGCTGGACGCTCGACCTTCGGTCTTTGCGTCCGAGCTGGCGCGCACGGAACTGATGGCCGTTTTTCACCGCCGCCTCCGTGAAAAAAAATGGAGCCGGGAGGATTTCCAAGCCGCTGCCCGGCAGTTTGCCCAGGATGACATCGGCGGTTACTGGACATGGTTCCCTCTGGATGGAGGCATTCCGGAGCAGGCGGCCCGGACCTATGCGACACTCCCTGAAAATGTGTTTCTGCGCGCGGCCGATTGCCTGCACCTGGTGACTGCGCTGCATCACGGTTTTGATGAGGTGCATTCGCACGACACCCACCAGATCGCCGCCGCCAGCGCGCTCGGGTTGAAAGCTGTCCGGATCGGATGA
- a CDS encoding N-terminal cleavage protein, with protein MIPILSKPDFCPSRCLSIRNRGFTLVELIVVIAIIGILAGILIPTALHVRYLARIAQCSSNLRQIFLTFELYAADHKNHWPPSRLANESGTTTASYPYIIKDYVYGNRYGSTPGGSASMYVCSEWKVQLDWTGGTHYSINDYLYADLPDGNYSPAPKMRITQPSRTLLLGDMCWWESSRQSFVNINSSGRLPGTVYDKRNNPPASTSHTNGGANVLFADGHVRYWKNSYIYRDAKYWNGGPEDIWSAVK; from the coding sequence ATGATTCCGATTCTCTCAAAACCAGATTTCTGCCCATCCCGGTGCCTGTCGATCCGCAACCGGGGCTTCACCCTCGTCGAGCTGATTGTGGTCATCGCAATCATCGGCATCCTTGCCGGCATTCTGATCCCGACTGCCCTCCATGTTCGTTATTTGGCACGGATTGCCCAGTGCTCCTCCAACCTCCGGCAGATATTTTTGACGTTCGAGCTTTACGCCGCCGACCACAAGAACCACTGGCCGCCCTCCCGCTTGGCAAACGAGTCGGGCACCACAACGGCCTCCTATCCCTATATCATCAAGGACTATGTTTACGGGAACCGGTATGGGAGTACTCCGGGGGGCTCCGCCTCCATGTATGTCTGTTCCGAATGGAAGGTGCAACTCGACTGGACCGGCGGCACCCATTACAGCATAAACGACTACCTCTACGCCGATCTGCCGGACGGAAATTACAGCCCGGCTCCCAAAATGCGGATCACTCAACCTTCCCGCACCCTCCTGCTGGGCGACATGTGCTGGTGGGAGTCGTCACGGCAGTCGTTCGTCAACATCAATAGCTCGGGCCGGCTTCCCGGAACCGTTTACGATAAGAGAAATAATCCGCCGGCCTCCACCTCGCACACCAATGGCGGAGCCAATGTCCTCTTTGCCGACGGCCATGTCCGGTATTGGAAAAACAGCTACATTTATCGCGACGCAAAGTATTGGAACGGCGGTCCCGAGGATATCTGGTCGGCGGTCAAATAG